The following nucleotide sequence is from Chloracidobacterium validum.
TGACGACACTGGCCGATGACTCAGAGTCACTCCTGGCGCTGGCGGCCCATGTCGGCCAGGTGCGGCTTACCGACAACATCGTTCTGAGCACAGGCACGACCTAGCATCTCAGCGCACTTGTTGCGTCGGTCTGGCTTGGACGAGAGACTAGGCTTTCTTGCCGGGGGCTTTTTCAAGGTGGTACTATCAACAAGGTTTCGTCTTGGTGACCTTGACCTGTGGACGGCAACCTGCTCTATCTAAGTGCGGCCGGGAGATAAGGTCTCCAGAATCTGCCTCGGTAGTGTGACCTGGGCCAGTGTGAGTCAACCATCATGTTCTGCCCAAAGTGCGGTACCGAAAATCGCCCAAACGCTCGCTTCTGTAAAGCCTGCGGACATTCCTTCGGTGGAACAAGAGCGGACGAGTCATCACCGCTGACTGAATCATCTCCGATTGAGCAGACATTCATCATGCGCTCAGTCGGACCAGATGACCCAGGGCGAACGAATATATCACTTCCCTCGCTTGGACTGTCTCCCCAAGCGGCTGAACCAGCGATGCCGCCTGCCCACGCTGCTGACAATGGCAACCAAGCAGATGGGGAAGGCTTCATTTTAGGTGAAATTTCATCGCCTAACCTCAAGTCTCCGCCACGTGTCGCAAGGGAGTCAGAGCCTGAACCTAGCTTGTTTCTGAGTGATAACGAGCCACAACCGCCGCCGACTATCATCCCACCGCTTCCGCCACCACCACCGGCCGTGTTGCCGCCTAATGGGCCTGTTGCGAATACCAGCGCTCAAGGGAGTTGGCCACCGCCGCCGCCGGTCACACCAACCCCACCCAGCGGTGTTCCGCTTCCACCAGAAGTTGCCTCAACGCCATTTCGTCCGATTGAGCCGTTAACTGGTGCGCCGCGTCCCATGGGACGCAACCAAACGAGTGAGATACCAGTTGTGCCGCCCAAGCCACCGGCTGACCTTTTTGCTCCGGCGGTACCATCGCCTGCACCGGCAAGGGGTTTGTCATCTCGCCTGGGGTTGATCATCGGACTTGCCGTTGCCGTGGTTGTGCTTGTGATTGGGGCAGTTGCGGTTGTCACCTACTTCCAGTTCATTGCGCCACCTGCGCCAACCGCTTCAGAGCCACCGTCCCCCGAGACAACCCCACCTGACAGCATAACGCAGCCCCCTGCTGAGAAACCGCTAAAGCCAGCCATTCCGGAAAACATGGTTGCCATCCCAGGCGGTGAATATGACATCGGGCGGGACGCCGGTGATTTCCTTGACCCCTACGAAAAGCCGCGACACACGGTGACACTGCGTCCGTTTTTCATTGACAAAACAGAAGTCACTAACGTTGATTACCTGAAGTTCATAGAGGCGACCGGCCATC
It contains:
- a CDS encoding formylglycine-generating enzyme family protein, producing MRSVGPDDPGRTNISLPSLGLSPQAAEPAMPPAHAADNGNQADGEGFILGEISSPNLKSPPRVARESEPEPSLFLSDNEPQPPPTIIPPLPPPPPAVLPPNGPVANTSAQGSWPPPPPVTPTPPSGVPLPPEVASTPFRPIEPLTGAPRPMGRNQTSEIPVVPPKPPADLFAPAVPSPAPARGLSSRLGLIIGLAVAVVVLVIGAVAVVTYFQFIAPPAPTASEPPSPETTPPDSITQPPAEKPLKPAIPENMVAIPGGEYDIGRDAGDFLDPYEKPRHTVTLRPFFIDKTEVTNVDYLKFIEATGHPAPTSWNNGRIEPGKELFPVTGVTLTDAEAYAKWAGKRLPTEEEWEAAAHGRTPTVFPWGNAFDPSRANVKASGFGAPARVGSYPAGASPFGVLDMTGNVWEWTASEATLYPGSKASPPSWDKPLDPGARLQIIRGGAFSEETKKCTVTYRNWVPSNFSARELGFRCVLDQPSQ